A genomic window from Lotus japonicus ecotype B-129 chromosome 1, LjGifu_v1.2 includes:
- the LOC130729560 gene encoding replication protein A 70 kDa DNA-binding subunit C-like isoform X3 has translation MELILVDQYGGKIQASIRKILFRKWAEVIVEGNMYVMTFFHLIPNMGSYRPTEHGFRILFNNKTNVIPCESSIIPRWGFTLKDSEAVNGDVVQPEYLVDVLGLLTAASELRTYIKDGISTRMLLIEISDEKGKVECALFGDYADIVSDFIAANANEKPVIVFQLAKIKTFRGKNVLQNVMKASRVIFNPEIAEVISFMDRISIVDFKINEPVGKLFTPKPALPMFEDFMNTHPKKSISGLNETAEDGLFIVLGKVVGLLQDDLWWYFACKCHRAVTYDDGIYYCAGCFKHVMDVIPRYRIKLEVSDEVDSANFVLFDYDAQYLLMKSCKEVLAYVKDPKSGEIPSMIEDILVGKELLLKVEKKSNTLFQYDDSYRIKRVCDDLAIIAAYKSAGHVETPNMGNSMIVQSLTAVKLGEEKDLSQCPSISAEVSDPDVLTPSLGDGPSYAGCSGNLFKRKVVDQSNTVSGVGKLKMKQVKLEEE, from the exons ATGGAGCTGATATTGGTGGACCAATAT GGCGGAAAGATTCAAGCTTCAATTAGGAAAATTTTGTTTAGGAAGTGGGCTGAGGTTATAGTTGAAGGAAATATGTATGTGATGACATTTTTCCATTTGATTCCAAATATGGGTTCCTACCGCCCCACTGAACATGGCTTTAGGATCTTATTTAATAACAAAACCAATGTCATTCCATGTGAGAGTAGTATCATACCAAGGTGGGGATTTACATTGAAGGATAGTGAAGCTGTTAATGGAGATGTTGTGCAGCCTGAGTATTTAGTTG ATGTGTTGGGTTTGTTGACTGCTGCTTCTGAACTGAGGACCTACATTAAGGATGGAATTTCCACTAGGATGTTGTTGATTGAAATTAGTGATGAGAA GGGTAAAGTAGAGTGTGCTCTATTTGGTGATTATGCTGATATTGTGTCTGATTTTATTGCTGCTAATGCCAATGAAAAACCCGTTATTGTGTTCCAGCTTGCCAAGATCAAAACTTTCAGAG GAAAAAATGTATTGCAGAATGTGATGAAAGCTTCGAGGGTTATCTTTAATCCTGAAATTGCTGAGGTTATTAGTTTTATGGATAG GATTTCTATTgttgattttaaaataaatgaaccTGTTGGTAAATTATTTACTCCCAAGCCTGCTCTTCCTATGTTTGAAGACTTCATGAATACCCATCCAAAGAAGTCAATTAGTGGGTTGAATGAGACTGCTGAG GATGGGTTGTTCATTGTGCTGGGGAAGGTAGTTGGTTTGTTGCAAGATGATTTGTGGTGGTACTTTGCTTGTAAGTGCCACAGAGCTGTAACATATGATGATGGAATATATTATTGTGCTGGATGTTTTAAGCATGTTATGGATGTTATTCCAAG GTATAGGATTAAACTTGAAGTAAGTGATGAGGTGGATTCTGCAAACTTTGTTCTTTTTGATTATGATGCTCAATATCTTCTAATGAAGTCATGCAAGGAAGTGTTGGCATATGTGAAG GATCCTAAGTCTGGTGAAATTCCTTCAATGATTGAAGATATATTGGTTGGTAAAGAATTGTTGTTGAAGGTTGAGAAGAAGTCGAATACCCTTTTTCAATATGATGATTCATATCGCATTAAGAGGGTTTGTGATGATCTTGCTATCATAGCGGCCTACAAATCTGCTGGTCATGTTGAAACACCAAATATG GGAAATTCTATGATTGTTCAGTCCTTGACTGCTGTGAAGCTGGGTGAAGAAAAAGATCTGTCACAGTGTCCATCTATATCGGCTGAGGTCTCAGATCCTGATGTTTTAACACCTTCTTTGGGAGATGGTCCATCATATGCTGGTTGTTCTGGTAATTTGTTCAAGAGGAAAGTTGTGGACCAGTCCAACACTGTTTCTGGAGTTGGCAAATTGAAGATGAAGCAAGTTAAGTTGGAGGAAGAGTAG
- the LOC130729560 gene encoding uncharacterized protein LOC130729560 isoform X2: MTSSVSIDSVLALCPPNHNWRIKVRVVRLWIADSYTGDNKPVSMELILVDQYGGKIQASIRKILFRKWAEVIVEGNIIIPRWGFTLKDSEAVNGDVVQPEYLVDVLGLLTAASELRTYIKDGISTRMLLIEISDEKGKVECALFGDYADIVSDFIAANANEKPVIVFQLAKIKTFRGKNVLQNVMKASRVIFNPEIAEVISFMDRISIVDFKINEPVGKLFTPKPALPMFEDFMNTHPKKSISGLNETAEDGLFIVLGKVVGLLQDDLWWYFACKCHRAVTYDDGIYYCAGCFKHVMDVIPRYRIKLEVSDEVDSANFVLFDYDAQYLLMKSCKEVLAYVKDPKSGEIPSMIEDILVGKELLLKVEKKSNTLFQYDDSYRIKRVCDDLAIIAAYKSAGHVETPNMGNSMIVQSLTAVKLGEEKDLSQCPSISAEVSDPDVLTPSLGDGPSYAGCSGNLFKRKVVDQSNTVSGVGKLKMKQVKLEEE, translated from the exons ATGACTTCTTCTGTTTCAATCGATTCTGTGTTGGCTCTTTGTCCTCCAAACCATAACTGGAGGATTAAGGTTAGGGTGGTGAGATTGTGGATTGCTGATTCCTACACGGGAGATAACAAACCTGTGTCAATGGAGCTGATATTGGTGGACCAATAT GGCGGAAAGATTCAAGCTTCAATTAGGAAAATTTTGTTTAGGAAGTGGGCTGAGGTTATAGTTGAAGGAAATAT TATCATACCAAGGTGGGGATTTACATTGAAGGATAGTGAAGCTGTTAATGGAGATGTTGTGCAGCCTGAGTATTTAGTTG ATGTGTTGGGTTTGTTGACTGCTGCTTCTGAACTGAGGACCTACATTAAGGATGGAATTTCCACTAGGATGTTGTTGATTGAAATTAGTGATGAGAA GGGTAAAGTAGAGTGTGCTCTATTTGGTGATTATGCTGATATTGTGTCTGATTTTATTGCTGCTAATGCCAATGAAAAACCCGTTATTGTGTTCCAGCTTGCCAAGATCAAAACTTTCAGAG GAAAAAATGTATTGCAGAATGTGATGAAAGCTTCGAGGGTTATCTTTAATCCTGAAATTGCTGAGGTTATTAGTTTTATGGATAG GATTTCTATTgttgattttaaaataaatgaaccTGTTGGTAAATTATTTACTCCCAAGCCTGCTCTTCCTATGTTTGAAGACTTCATGAATACCCATCCAAAGAAGTCAATTAGTGGGTTGAATGAGACTGCTGAG GATGGGTTGTTCATTGTGCTGGGGAAGGTAGTTGGTTTGTTGCAAGATGATTTGTGGTGGTACTTTGCTTGTAAGTGCCACAGAGCTGTAACATATGATGATGGAATATATTATTGTGCTGGATGTTTTAAGCATGTTATGGATGTTATTCCAAG GTATAGGATTAAACTTGAAGTAAGTGATGAGGTGGATTCTGCAAACTTTGTTCTTTTTGATTATGATGCTCAATATCTTCTAATGAAGTCATGCAAGGAAGTGTTGGCATATGTGAAG GATCCTAAGTCTGGTGAAATTCCTTCAATGATTGAAGATATATTGGTTGGTAAAGAATTGTTGTTGAAGGTTGAGAAGAAGTCGAATACCCTTTTTCAATATGATGATTCATATCGCATTAAGAGGGTTTGTGATGATCTTGCTATCATAGCGGCCTACAAATCTGCTGGTCATGTTGAAACACCAAATATG GGAAATTCTATGATTGTTCAGTCCTTGACTGCTGTGAAGCTGGGTGAAGAAAAAGATCTGTCACAGTGTCCATCTATATCGGCTGAGGTCTCAGATCCTGATGTTTTAACACCTTCTTTGGGAGATGGTCCATCATATGCTGGTTGTTCTGGTAATTTGTTCAAGAGGAAAGTTGTGGACCAGTCCAACACTGTTTCTGGAGTTGGCAAATTGAAGATGAAGCAAGTTAAGTTGGAGGAAGAGTAG
- the LOC130729562 gene encoding glutaredoxin → MALPKAKEIVSSNAVVVFSKTYCPFCVDVKKLFANLGVNYKVIELDSEADGSDIQAALAEWTGQRSVPNVFIGGNHIGGCDSTKALHNQGKLVPLLTSAGAGARSTA, encoded by the exons ATGGCGCTACCCAAAGCCAAGGAGATCGTGTCTTCCAACGCCGTCGTCGTTTTCAG CAAAACCTATTGCCCTTTCTGCGTCGATGTGAAGAAGCTTTTCGCTAACCTAGGTGTCAATTACAAGGTTATTGAGCTTGATTCTGAAG CTGATGGAAGTGATATCCAAGCAGCATTAGCCGAGTGGACTGGTCAGCGGTCTGTGCCGAATGTGTTTATTGGTGGAAACCACATTGGTGGCTGTGACT CAACAAAGGCATTGCACAATCAAGGGAAGCTGGTGCCTCTGTTGACATCTGCTGGAGCTGGTGCCCGATCAACTGCTTGA
- the LOC130729560 gene encoding replication protein A 70 kDa DNA-binding subunit C-like isoform X4, whose protein sequence is MTSSVSIDSVLALCPPNHNWRIKVRVVRLWIADSYTGDNKPVSMELILVDQYGGKIQASIRKILFRKWAEVIVEGNMYVMTFFHLIPNMGSYRPTEHGFRILFNNKTNVIPCESSIIPRWGFTLKDSEAVNGDVVQPEYLVDVLGLLTAASELRTYIKDGISTRMLLIEISDEKGKVECALFGDYADIVSDFIAANANEKPVIVFQLAKIKTFRGKNVLQNVMKASRVIFNPEIAEVISFMDRISIVDFKINEPVGKLFTPKPALPMFEDFMNTHPKKSISGLNETAEDGLFIVLGKVVGLLQDDLWWYFACKCHRAVTYDDGIYYCAGCFKHVMDVIPRYRIKLEVSDEVDSANFVLFDYDAQYLLMKSCKEVLAYVKGNSMIVQSLTAVKLGEEKDLSQCPSISAEVSDPDVLTPSLGDGPSYAGCSGNLFKRKVVDQSNTVSGVGKLKMKQVKLEEE, encoded by the exons ATGACTTCTTCTGTTTCAATCGATTCTGTGTTGGCTCTTTGTCCTCCAAACCATAACTGGAGGATTAAGGTTAGGGTGGTGAGATTGTGGATTGCTGATTCCTACACGGGAGATAACAAACCTGTGTCAATGGAGCTGATATTGGTGGACCAATAT GGCGGAAAGATTCAAGCTTCAATTAGGAAAATTTTGTTTAGGAAGTGGGCTGAGGTTATAGTTGAAGGAAATATGTATGTGATGACATTTTTCCATTTGATTCCAAATATGGGTTCCTACCGCCCCACTGAACATGGCTTTAGGATCTTATTTAATAACAAAACCAATGTCATTCCATGTGAGAGTAGTATCATACCAAGGTGGGGATTTACATTGAAGGATAGTGAAGCTGTTAATGGAGATGTTGTGCAGCCTGAGTATTTAGTTG ATGTGTTGGGTTTGTTGACTGCTGCTTCTGAACTGAGGACCTACATTAAGGATGGAATTTCCACTAGGATGTTGTTGATTGAAATTAGTGATGAGAA GGGTAAAGTAGAGTGTGCTCTATTTGGTGATTATGCTGATATTGTGTCTGATTTTATTGCTGCTAATGCCAATGAAAAACCCGTTATTGTGTTCCAGCTTGCCAAGATCAAAACTTTCAGAG GAAAAAATGTATTGCAGAATGTGATGAAAGCTTCGAGGGTTATCTTTAATCCTGAAATTGCTGAGGTTATTAGTTTTATGGATAG GATTTCTATTgttgattttaaaataaatgaaccTGTTGGTAAATTATTTACTCCCAAGCCTGCTCTTCCTATGTTTGAAGACTTCATGAATACCCATCCAAAGAAGTCAATTAGTGGGTTGAATGAGACTGCTGAG GATGGGTTGTTCATTGTGCTGGGGAAGGTAGTTGGTTTGTTGCAAGATGATTTGTGGTGGTACTTTGCTTGTAAGTGCCACAGAGCTGTAACATATGATGATGGAATATATTATTGTGCTGGATGTTTTAAGCATGTTATGGATGTTATTCCAAG GTATAGGATTAAACTTGAAGTAAGTGATGAGGTGGATTCTGCAAACTTTGTTCTTTTTGATTATGATGCTCAATATCTTCTAATGAAGTCATGCAAGGAAGTGTTGGCATATGTGAAG GGAAATTCTATGATTGTTCAGTCCTTGACTGCTGTGAAGCTGGGTGAAGAAAAAGATCTGTCACAGTGTCCATCTATATCGGCTGAGGTCTCAGATCCTGATGTTTTAACACCTTCTTTGGGAGATGGTCCATCATATGCTGGTTGTTCTGGTAATTTGTTCAAGAGGAAAGTTGTGGACCAGTCCAACACTGTTTCTGGAGTTGGCAAATTGAAGATGAAGCAAGTTAAGTTGGAGGAAGAGTAG
- the LOC130729560 gene encoding replication protein A 70 kDa DNA-binding subunit C-like isoform X1, with protein sequence MTSSVSIDSVLALCPPNHNWRIKVRVVRLWIADSYTGDNKPVSMELILVDQYGGKIQASIRKILFRKWAEVIVEGNMYVMTFFHLIPNMGSYRPTEHGFRILFNNKTNVIPCESSIIPRWGFTLKDSEAVNGDVVQPEYLVDVLGLLTAASELRTYIKDGISTRMLLIEISDEKGKVECALFGDYADIVSDFIAANANEKPVIVFQLAKIKTFRGKNVLQNVMKASRVIFNPEIAEVISFMDRISIVDFKINEPVGKLFTPKPALPMFEDFMNTHPKKSISGLNETAEDGLFIVLGKVVGLLQDDLWWYFACKCHRAVTYDDGIYYCAGCFKHVMDVIPRYRIKLEVSDEVDSANFVLFDYDAQYLLMKSCKEVLAYVKDPKSGEIPSMIEDILVGKELLLKVEKKSNTLFQYDDSYRIKRVCDDLAIIAAYKSAGHVETPNMGNSMIVQSLTAVKLGEEKDLSQCPSISAEVSDPDVLTPSLGDGPSYAGCSGNLFKRKVVDQSNTVSGVGKLKMKQVKLEEE encoded by the exons ATGACTTCTTCTGTTTCAATCGATTCTGTGTTGGCTCTTTGTCCTCCAAACCATAACTGGAGGATTAAGGTTAGGGTGGTGAGATTGTGGATTGCTGATTCCTACACGGGAGATAACAAACCTGTGTCAATGGAGCTGATATTGGTGGACCAATAT GGCGGAAAGATTCAAGCTTCAATTAGGAAAATTTTGTTTAGGAAGTGGGCTGAGGTTATAGTTGAAGGAAATATGTATGTGATGACATTTTTCCATTTGATTCCAAATATGGGTTCCTACCGCCCCACTGAACATGGCTTTAGGATCTTATTTAATAACAAAACCAATGTCATTCCATGTGAGAGTAGTATCATACCAAGGTGGGGATTTACATTGAAGGATAGTGAAGCTGTTAATGGAGATGTTGTGCAGCCTGAGTATTTAGTTG ATGTGTTGGGTTTGTTGACTGCTGCTTCTGAACTGAGGACCTACATTAAGGATGGAATTTCCACTAGGATGTTGTTGATTGAAATTAGTGATGAGAA GGGTAAAGTAGAGTGTGCTCTATTTGGTGATTATGCTGATATTGTGTCTGATTTTATTGCTGCTAATGCCAATGAAAAACCCGTTATTGTGTTCCAGCTTGCCAAGATCAAAACTTTCAGAG GAAAAAATGTATTGCAGAATGTGATGAAAGCTTCGAGGGTTATCTTTAATCCTGAAATTGCTGAGGTTATTAGTTTTATGGATAG GATTTCTATTgttgattttaaaataaatgaaccTGTTGGTAAATTATTTACTCCCAAGCCTGCTCTTCCTATGTTTGAAGACTTCATGAATACCCATCCAAAGAAGTCAATTAGTGGGTTGAATGAGACTGCTGAG GATGGGTTGTTCATTGTGCTGGGGAAGGTAGTTGGTTTGTTGCAAGATGATTTGTGGTGGTACTTTGCTTGTAAGTGCCACAGAGCTGTAACATATGATGATGGAATATATTATTGTGCTGGATGTTTTAAGCATGTTATGGATGTTATTCCAAG GTATAGGATTAAACTTGAAGTAAGTGATGAGGTGGATTCTGCAAACTTTGTTCTTTTTGATTATGATGCTCAATATCTTCTAATGAAGTCATGCAAGGAAGTGTTGGCATATGTGAAG GATCCTAAGTCTGGTGAAATTCCTTCAATGATTGAAGATATATTGGTTGGTAAAGAATTGTTGTTGAAGGTTGAGAAGAAGTCGAATACCCTTTTTCAATATGATGATTCATATCGCATTAAGAGGGTTTGTGATGATCTTGCTATCATAGCGGCCTACAAATCTGCTGGTCATGTTGAAACACCAAATATG GGAAATTCTATGATTGTTCAGTCCTTGACTGCTGTGAAGCTGGGTGAAGAAAAAGATCTGTCACAGTGTCCATCTATATCGGCTGAGGTCTCAGATCCTGATGTTTTAACACCTTCTTTGGGAGATGGTCCATCATATGCTGGTTGTTCTGGTAATTTGTTCAAGAGGAAAGTTGTGGACCAGTCCAACACTGTTTCTGGAGTTGGCAAATTGAAGATGAAGCAAGTTAAGTTGGAGGAAGAGTAG